One genomic region from Rosa rugosa chromosome 1, drRosRugo1.1, whole genome shotgun sequence encodes:
- the LOC133739801 gene encoding auxin-binding protein ABP19a-like, whose translation MISPIFLFVFSFILSCSYALHVQDFCVADYAAPQGPAGYSCKDPAKVTVDDFVHSGLGVPANTSNMYKFGFTAAFAFNFPGLNGLGVSMGRADVEVGGVVPIHSHPGATELVVIGEGSSIIGGFIASNNKVYQKPLNKGDTMVLPQGLYHFFVNQGKTPAVIYASFSSESPTVQLLDTSLFQNDLATDIIAKTTLLDAAQIQKLKELFGGTN comes from the coding sequence atgatttCCCCTATCTTCCTCTTCgtgttttcttttattctttcatGTTCCTATGCTTTACACGTCCAAGACTTCTGTGTTGCAGACTACGCAGCTCCCCAAGGCCCTGCAGGCTACTCATGCAAAGACCCTGCAAAGGTTACCGTAGATGATTTCGTCCACTCGGGCCTTGGGGTGCCTGCTAACACTTCAAACATGTACAAGTTTGGATTCACAGCTGCATTTGCTTTTAACTTCCCCGGCCTCAATGGCCTTGGCGTTTCCATGGGTCGTGCAGACGTGGAAGTTGGCGGTGTTGTCCCTATCCACTCTCACCCCGGAGCTACCGAACTAGTGGTTATTGGGGAAGGAAGTTCGATAATTGGCGGGTTCATTGCCTCGAACAACAAGGTTTACCAAAAGCCCCTGAACAAGGGTGACACTATGGTTCTTCCTCAAGGCTTGTATCACTTCTTTGTGAATCAGGGTAAAACTCCGGCGGTCATATATGCTTCTTTCAGTAGTGAAAGCCCAACTGTGCAACTTTTGGACACATCACTGTTTCAAAATGATTTGGCTACTGATATCATTGCAAAGACTACTTTACTTGACGCTGCTCAGATTCAGAAACTCAAAGAACTCTTTGGTGGTACTAATTAA